In bacterium, the following are encoded in one genomic region:
- a CDS encoding ABC transporter permease: MSEMYVALKNAMWLGWQNESNWTNKWFYFAYAAIRPMAQCLILFFIYRLVTANPANDERFVAIYVAQAFFTIFIAVSGGISWVVIQDREHFRIIRYIYIAPMPFWLYILGRAMVVLLVACVSLAILLLFGWLVLGLPIGPEHVHPGLLAYATLLGIAGAGCVGLAFAGFCLVTARHSMMMAEGAGAVFLIFCGVIYPIDLLPGLLRAVGLPLPMTYWMELVRRAFDAQGFSPLLERLTTPSIVGLLTFLTVGFAAFSLYIFNVCENAAKRAGTLDQTTNY; encoded by the coding sequence ATGAGCGAGATGTACGTCGCCCTCAAAAACGCGATGTGGCTCGGCTGGCAGAACGAGTCGAACTGGACGAACAAGTGGTTCTATTTCGCCTACGCCGCGATCCGGCCGATGGCGCAATGCCTCATCCTGTTTTTCATCTATCGCCTCGTCACGGCGAATCCGGCGAACGATGAGCGCTTTGTCGCGATCTACGTCGCGCAGGCGTTTTTCACCATCTTCATCGCGGTTTCCGGCGGCATCTCCTGGGTGGTGATCCAGGATCGCGAGCACTTTCGCATCATCCGCTACATCTACATCGCGCCGATGCCGTTCTGGCTCTACATCCTGGGGCGCGCGATGGTGGTGCTGCTTGTCGCGTGCGTCTCGCTGGCGATCCTCCTTTTGTTCGGCTGGCTCGTGCTCGGCCTGCCGATCGGACCGGAGCACGTGCACCCGGGGCTACTCGCGTACGCGACGTTGCTCGGCATCGCCGGCGCGGGGTGCGTCGGCCTCGCGTTCGCGGGGTTTTGCCTCGTGACCGCGCGCCACTCCATGATGATGGCCGAGGGCGCGGGCGCCGTGTTTCTCATCTTCTGCGGCGTAATCTATCCCATCGACCTTCTGCCCGGGCTGCTGCGCGCGGTCGGCCTGCCGCTTCCGATGACGTACTGGATGGAGCTTGTGCGCCGCGCCTTCGATGCGCAGGGATTCTCGCCACTGCTCGAACGATTGACGACGCCGTCGATCGTCGGCCTTCTGACGTTCCTCACGGTCGGCTTCGCCGCCTTTTCGCTGTACATTTTCAACGTGTGCGAAAACGCCGCCAAGCGCGCGGGCACGCTGGACCAGACGACGAACTACTGA
- a CDS encoding RNA methyltransferase: MDRPIDAATARHPVHIILDNIRSAFNVGSIFRTADAGLAAHIHLCGYTCHPPNAKLAKTALGAEHAVPWSRHRGAEDAIEMLSAEGVPVVAIETVHGARPYHTFDWPRPVAIVFGHEVRGVRDEVLARCDEVVCLPMQGVKNTINVATAFGVVLYEILRRWGALPNETSMRHEPGRSE, from the coding sequence ATGGACCGACCGATCGACGCCGCCACGGCGCGCCACCCCGTCCACATCATCCTCGACAACATCCGCTCGGCCTTCAACGTGGGGTCGATCTTCCGCACCGCGGACGCGGGCCTGGCCGCGCACATCCACCTGTGCGGCTACACCTGCCATCCGCCGAACGCCAAGCTCGCGAAGACGGCGCTCGGAGCGGAGCACGCGGTGCCATGGAGCCGGCATCGCGGCGCCGAGGACGCGATCGAGATGTTGTCGGCCGAAGGAGTGCCCGTCGTCGCGATCGAGACGGTGCATGGCGCGCGGCCGTATCACACCTTCGACTGGCCGCGCCCGGTCGCGATCGTCTTTGGCCATGAGGTGCGTGGCGTGCGTGACGAGGTGCTCGCGCGATGCGACGAGGTGGTCTGCCTGCCGATGCAGGGCGTGAAGAACACGATCAACGTCGCCACCGCGTTCGGCGTCGTGCTCTACGAGATCCTGCGCCGCTGGGGCGCGTTGCCGAACGAGACGTCGATGCGGCATGAGCCGGGGCGAAGTGAGTGA
- a CDS encoding YdeI/OmpD-associated family protein, translating into MPDKPDYDILPFASAAAWEKWLAKHHAKAGGVWIRFYKKHTGTPTVTYAEALDVALCYGWIDGQLRRENDETYIQKFTPRRARSIWSKRNTEHVARLIDEGRMKPSGQARIDAAKADGRWDAAYESPANTEMPDDFLKAVARNKMAKATFDKLTRANRFAIAYRLQSARRPETRERRKKAMLDALAAGETINIFSAGKEAAKEKPQRRKEGVKGTSENR; encoded by the coding sequence ATGCCCGACAAGCCCGACTACGACATCCTCCCGTTCGCCTCCGCGGCGGCGTGGGAAAAATGGCTCGCGAAGCACCACGCGAAGGCGGGCGGCGTGTGGATCCGTTTCTACAAAAAACATACGGGAACGCCGACCGTGACGTACGCCGAGGCGCTCGACGTTGCGCTCTGCTATGGCTGGATCGACGGGCAGCTCCGGCGCGAAAACGACGAAACGTACATTCAGAAATTCACGCCGCGGCGCGCGCGGAGCATCTGGTCCAAACGCAATACCGAACACGTCGCGCGCCTCATCGACGAAGGCCGCATGAAACCTTCGGGCCAGGCCCGGATCGACGCCGCCAAGGCCGACGGCCGTTGGGACGCCGCCTACGAATCGCCCGCGAACACGGAAATGCCCGATGATTTTCTGAAGGCGGTGGCGCGCAACAAGATGGCGAAGGCGACGTTCGACAAGCTGACCCGCGCGAACCGGTTCGCGATCGCGTATCGCCTTCAGTCGGCCAGGCGTCCCGAGACGCGCGAACGGCGAAAAAAAGCGATGCTCGACGCGCTCGCGGCGGGCGAAACGATCAACATCTTCTCGGCAGGGAAGGAAGCCGCGAAAGAAAAACCGCAAAGACGCAAAGAAGGCGTGAAGGGCACGAGCGAAAACCGATAA
- a CDS encoding ABC transporter ATP-binding protein has protein sequence MPPAILTRDLYRTFSKKRGGPVHTALKNVNIEVGAGEIFGFLGPNGAGKTTLIKILCTLLYPTSGEAYVDGKDVVKDTKAVRRLISMVSGGETSGYGILNVEENIWMFSQFYGIPSSVARERIRHYLDIFGLTADRKTKVNKLSTGMRQKTNIIRGFVTDPKILFLDEPTLGLDVHIAREVRGTIKNWTHDHPEKTVFLTTHYMAEAELLCDRIAIIDRGQIVECDTPAALRRKMGEGAVYRLELSGGEPDLAFLSGAGDAVRDPQLLARPEANGIFETRFHLTADEALVIVLQAAKDRGYKVESFGKREPDLEDLFLKIVGRPLESAE, from the coding sequence TTGCCGCCCGCCATCCTGACCAGGGATCTCTACCGCACGTTCAGCAAGAAGCGCGGCGGTCCCGTCCACACCGCGCTGAAGAACGTCAACATCGAAGTCGGCGCGGGCGAAATTTTCGGATTCCTCGGCCCGAACGGCGCGGGCAAGACGACGCTCATCAAGATCCTCTGCACGCTGCTCTACCCGACAAGCGGCGAGGCGTACGTTGACGGCAAGGACGTCGTGAAGGACACCAAGGCGGTGCGCCGCCTGATCAGCATGGTCTCCGGCGGAGAAACAAGCGGCTACGGCATCCTGAATGTCGAGGAGAACATCTGGATGTTCTCGCAGTTCTACGGGATTCCAAGCTCGGTCGCGCGCGAGCGCATCCGGCATTACCTCGACATCTTCGGATTGACGGCGGACCGCAAGACGAAGGTGAACAAGCTTTCCACGGGCATGCGGCAAAAGACGAACATCATCCGAGGATTCGTGACCGACCCGAAGATCCTGTTTCTGGACGAGCCGACGCTGGGGCTCGACGTGCACATCGCGCGCGAGGTGCGCGGCACGATCAAGAACTGGACGCACGACCACCCCGAAAAAACCGTCTTTCTCACGACGCACTACATGGCCGAAGCGGAGCTTTTGTGCGACCGCATCGCGATCATCGACCGAGGTCAGATCGTCGAATGCGACACCCCCGCCGCGCTGCGCCGGAAGATGGGCGAAGGCGCGGTGTATCGGCTGGAGCTTTCAGGCGGCGAACCGGACCTGGCTTTCCTTTCCGGCGCGGGCGACGCGGTGCGCGATCCGCAGCTGCTCGCGCGGCCGGAGGCCAACGGCATCTTCGAAACGCGCTTTCACCTGACCGCGGACGAGGCGCTCGTCATCGTCCTTCAGGCGGCGAAGGACCGGGGCTACAAGGTGGAGTCCTTCGGCAAGCGCGAGCCGGATCTGGAGGATCTGTTCCTGAAGATCGTCGGCCGCCCGCTGGAATCGGCGGAATGA
- a CDS encoding ABC transporter permease, which translates to MTSAFVTGFRAMKARAYVRIVGANREISWVATEILLPMLAVTAYILLYRSLGMPKMMEGIIITGAAMIPMWLVVLWAMAMQFYWEKEMGNLDIYLSSPAHPIALLLGMAIGGLFMGGLRSILIIILGIVLFKVEMNVTNWPAFTAIAVVTLAALFAMGMAAASVYFVTGRKGIKINIVLMEPVFMLTGTYFPLKNLGFVISVVASLLPISIGLDALRQLCVPGYPLMSFLTWRIELAALCVMFVVFSFASVQFLARMEAKGRRDGTLSEKWQ; encoded by the coding sequence ATGACATCGGCCTTCGTCACCGGCTTCCGCGCGATGAAGGCGCGCGCGTACGTGCGCATCGTCGGCGCGAACCGCGAGATCTCCTGGGTGGCGACGGAGATCCTTTTGCCGATGCTCGCGGTGACCGCGTACATCCTGCTTTACCGCTCGCTCGGCATGCCGAAGATGATGGAGGGCATCATCATCACCGGCGCGGCGATGATCCCCATGTGGCTCGTCGTGTTGTGGGCGATGGCGATGCAGTTCTACTGGGAAAAGGAGATGGGCAACCTCGACATCTACCTCTCGTCCCCCGCGCACCCGATCGCGCTGTTGCTCGGCATGGCCATTGGCGGCCTGTTCATGGGCGGGCTGCGCAGCATCCTCATCATCATTCTCGGCATCGTCCTGTTCAAGGTCGAAATGAACGTGACGAACTGGCCCGCGTTCACCGCCATCGCGGTCGTCACGCTCGCGGCGCTGTTCGCGATGGGCATGGCCGCGGCGAGTGTGTATTTCGTGACCGGCCGCAAGGGCATCAAGATCAACATCGTGCTGATGGAGCCGGTCTTCATGCTGACCGGCACGTATTTCCCGCTCAAGAATCTCGGCTTTGTGATCTCCGTCGTCGCGTCCCTGCTGCCGATCTCGATCGGCCTTGACGCGCTCCGGCAGCTTTGCGTGCCCGGCTATCCGCTGATGTCGTTTCTGACCTGGCGCATCGAGCTCGCCGCGCTTTGCGTCATGTTCGTCGTTTTCTCGTTCGCGTCGGTGCAGTTTCTCGCACGCATGGAAGCCAAGGGGCGGCGCGACGGCACGCTCTCGGAGAAGTGGCAATGA
- the dapA gene encoding 4-hydroxy-tetrahydrodipicolinate synthase, with translation MMFKGVFTALVTPVRRGEIDLDAVARLAERQIEAGVHGLVACGCTGEQATMTSDEDRDVWKTVVRVAKKRVPVVAGSGSNNTATAIDHSREAEADGCDAVMLITPYYNKPTQDGLFRHYEAIANSVKVPVMLYNVPGRTACHIEPETVARLARVPNIRSLKEASGTVGASAWAVKLVDDDFSVMSGDDPMFLPLMPIGVRGVVSVASNVVPGPMAEMYEKYVAGDVEGARTVYYRLLPLFKALFIETNPIPVKAALAMMGLCENEFRLPMTPMTESNAERLRGVLAGLGLVD, from the coding sequence ATGATGTTCAAGGGGGTGTTTACCGCGCTGGTGACGCCGGTGCGGCGGGGGGAAATCGATCTGGACGCCGTGGCGCGCCTGGCCGAGCGGCAGATCGAGGCGGGCGTACACGGCCTCGTGGCCTGCGGCTGCACGGGCGAGCAGGCGACGATGACATCGGACGAGGACCGCGACGTCTGGAAGACGGTGGTTCGCGTCGCGAAGAAGCGCGTTCCGGTCGTGGCCGGGTCGGGCAGCAACAACACCGCAACGGCCATCGATCACTCGCGCGAGGCCGAGGCCGACGGTTGCGACGCGGTCATGCTCATCACGCCGTATTACAACAAACCGACGCAGGACGGGCTCTTCCGCCATTACGAGGCAATCGCGAACTCCGTGAAGGTGCCGGTGATGCTCTACAACGTCCCCGGACGCACGGCCTGCCACATCGAGCCGGAAACCGTCGCGCGCCTCGCCAGGGTGCCGAATATCCGTTCGCTGAAGGAGGCGTCCGGCACCGTCGGCGCGAGCGCCTGGGCGGTGAAACTCGTCGATGACGATTTTTCCGTGATGTCCGGCGATGACCCGATGTTCTTGCCGTTGATGCCGATCGGGGTGCGCGGCGTGGTGTCGGTGGCGTCTAACGTCGTCCCCGGGCCGATGGCCGAGATGTACGAAAAATACGTCGCGGGCGACGTCGAGGGCGCGCGGACGGTCTACTACCGCCTGTTGCCGCTTTTCAAGGCGCTGTTCATCGAGACAAATCCGATTCCGGTCAAGGCGGCACTGGCCATGATGGGCCTGTGCGAAAACGAGTTCCGCCTGCCGATGACGCCGATGACCGAAAGCAACGCCGAAAGATTGCGCGGCGTACTGGCCGGGCTGGGTCTCGTGGACTGA